The genomic segment CCCGTCGATGGCGGTGCTGTCCTTGTGGTGCAGGCCCAGGATGGCGAGGTTCGTGACCGACTTGCCGGAGCCGGACTCTCCCACGATGCCGAGCGTCTTGCCCTTCTCCAGCTCGAAGTCGAGTCCGTCGACGGCCTTGACCGTGCCGTCCTCGGTGGCGAAGTGCACGCGCAGGTCGCGTACGGACAGGAAGGGGGTGGTGCTCATCAGATCTCTCCCTGAGCCCTAGGACAGCCGCACGCGCGGGTCGATCAGCGCGTAGAGGGCGTCGACGACGATGTTGAAGATGACGATCGCGGTGGCCGCCACCAGGACCACGCCGAGCAGGAGCGGCAGGTCGCTCGTGTCGACCGCCTTCACCGACAGCTCGCCGATGCCGTGCAGGGCGAACGTCTTCTCGGTGATGATCGCGCCGCCGAGCAGCACGCCGATGTCCAGGCCGAAGATGGTGACGATCGGGCCCATCGCGCCGCGCCAGGCGAAGCGGAAGAAGACCGTGCGGCGTGAGAGACCCTTGGCCCGCGCCGTGCGGACGTAGTCCTCGTTCATCGTCTCGACCAGCTGCGAGCGGGCCATGCGGGTGTAGTTCGCGGTGAAGATGAGCGCGAGCACGAGCCACGGGATCAGCAGCCCGGAGAACCACTCCGCGGGGTTCTCGGTGAACGGCGTGTACGCGGGCCGGTCCAGGAGATGCAGCTGGTCGGTGAGGAGGTAGACGGCGAAGACGCCGACGACGTAGATCTGCATCGAGGAGGCGACGAGCGACGCCGACGAGGCGATCTTGTCGACGGCCTTGCCCTGCTTGACGGCGGCCAGCATGCCGGTGCCCACACCGAGGACGACGAACACGACCGCGGCGCCCATGGAGAGCGAGACGGTGGTGGGGAAGCGGTCCAGGATGGTGGCGAGGACCGGCTCACGGTTGCGGAACGAGTAGCCGAGGCAGGGCGCGTCGCAGAAGCCGTACGTGTCGTAGTCGCGCCCGACGAAGATGCCCTCGAACCAGTGCCAGAACTGCACCGGCAGCGGGTCGGCGATCCCCAGGTTGTGCTTCACCAGTGCCAGCGTGTCCGGCGGACAGACCTTGCCGCAGGCCAGGCGCGCGGGGTCGCGCGGGGCGGCGTAGAAGAGGAGGAAGACGATCGCGCTGATGATCAGCAGGATCACCGCGCCGCCGATCACGCGGCGAATGAGGAAGCGGAGCATGGCAGTTGGGATTCCTGACGGATGCCGTGAGGGAGGTGAAGGGTCGGGGCGGGCCGCTCCGGTCGTCCGGAGAGGCCCGTCCCGGGGGCGGTCGTCAGCCCTTGACGTACGTCTTGTGGAGCAGCGTCGCCGCGAACTGCGGGTCGTGGATGGCGCCGCCGACCTTGGAGCCGTGCAGGTACCAGCGGCGCTGGTAGGTCTCCGGGATGATCGGCACGACCTCCTTCATGATCCGCTTGTCGAGCGCGGCCCAGGCCTTGCCGGCCTCCTTCGGGTCCGAGATCACCGCGTTCTTCTTGATCGCCTCGTTGATCCAGGGGACGTCGCACTGTGAGACGTTGTTCTGGCCGTCACCGATGGCCGTGCCGTCGAGCATCGGCTGGATCATGGTGTACGCGGTCGGCCAGTCCGGGGACCAGCCGAACCACATGACGTCGAACTTGTTGTCCAGGCGCTGCGCCTGGTCGTAGAAGTCCGTCGAGTTGAGCGGCTTGATGACCGGCTCGAAGCCCGCGGCCTTCAGGTTCTTCTCGATGACGATCTTGGTCTTGTCGTAGGTGGGGCGCCGCGGGAAGGCGTACACGATCTTCGTGCCGAGCTTGCCGGCCTTCTTCAGGATCTCGTGGGCCCGCTTGACGTCGCCCTGCGGCTTGTCGAGCTTGTCGTACAGGTCGAACTTCTCGCGGCCGACGATGTCGGGGCTGAGGATCGTCGTCGCGTAGTCGCCCGCGGTGGTGCCGCCGTAGATCTTGCGGCTCTGCTCAAGCGGCCAGGCGATGAGGAGGGCCTTGCGGACCTCGACGTCGGTGACGCGCTTCATGTTGATGGCGAAGTAGTAGGTGCCCGACGACAGGCCGTTGAAGCTGCGCTTCTTGATGTCGGGGGTGGTGAGCACCTTCTGCATGCGCTCGGCGGGGATCGGCTCGTAGATGGCGACCATCTGCTGGTCCTTGCCCTGGTCCGCGATGAAGCGGTCGCAGGACTCGGGTCCGGTCGGCCCGAACTCGAACTCGAAGCTGTCCGGGTAGGCGTTGCGGATGGGGTCGGTCTTCGGGTCCCAGTGCTTGTTGCGCGTCAGCGTCATCGACTTGTCGATGGAGCGGTGCTTGACGATGTACGGGCCGCAGGAGAAGGGCGCCTTGTCGTACTTCTCCTTGGTGTCGTGCTTCACGGGCGCGGCCGCGTACGAGTGCATGGCCAGCGTGAAGTTGAACTCCGGGCGCGCTTCCTTCAGGTGGAACGTGATCGTCTTCTTCGCCTTGTCGGTGACGATCGAGTCCAGGTGCTTGCCCTTGTACGGACCCTCGTACGCGTCACGCCACTTGCCGCCCTTGCCGGTCAGCGCCTGCTGGACGTAGATGGCGCCTTCGGTGACGAACGGGGCCCAGCCGCGCTCGAAGCCGTGCCGGACGTCGTCGACGGTGAGCTCGCTGCCGTCCTGCCACTTCAGGCCGTCCTTCAGCGTGAAGGTCCAGGTCTTGTTGCCGTCCGAGGCCTTGCCGGTGTCCGTGGCGAGGTCGCCGACGAGGATCTGGTGGCCCTCCATGTCGGTCTGGTAGCCGGTGAGACAGCGCGCGTAGAGGTTGGCGATGGAGGAGTTGTACGCGAAGTAGATGCGCTGCGGGTCCATGTGCGACACGTCGTCCTCGGCGACGCCGTAGATCGTGCCGCCCTTCTTGCCGCCGGGGACGCCGGGCGCGGGCCCGGTCGAGTCCTTCTCGGTGCCGACCTTCACGCTCGCGTTGGTGTACTCCGTGGCGCCGCCGTGCGATCCGCCGTCGCCCCCGCCCGAGTCGCCGCTGCTGCACGCGGACAGCACGAGCGAGCCGCCCGCCGCGACCGAGGTCGAGATGAGGAGGTTTCTGCGTGAGATTGCCATGTGGCTACCAACCCTGTGAGAAGGAGAGAGAGCGGAGTGAGGAGTGTCAGCGTCGGGTCTTCGGGTCGAGCGCGTCGCGCACCGAGTCGCCGAGGAGGTTGAAGGCCACTACGAAGATCACCATGGCGAGGCCGGGAAAGACCATGAAGGTGATGTCGTCCTGGTAGTACTTCGAGCCGTTCTGGATCATCACGCCCCAGTCCGGCGTGGGCTCCTCCAGGCCGACGCCCAGGAAGGCGAGGCCCGCCTCGGCGGTGACGAAGAGGGGGAGCAGGAGCGTCGCCTGGATCAGGATCGGCGTCCACAGGTTGGGGAGCAGCTCCTTGAAGATGATGCGCGCCGGCGAGGCGCCGGTGACCTTGGCCGCCTCCACGAACTCCCGTTCGCGCAGGGCGAGTACCTCGCCGCGCAGGAGGCGGGCCAGTGGGGCCCAGCCGAAGGCCGTCATCACCGTGATGAGGCTGGTGACGGTGAGCCACTGCGGGATCTTCTCCTCGGGGCTGACCAGGATCGAGATCATCACCGGGAAGAACGCGATGTAGAAGAGCGTCGAGGGGAAGGCGAGCAGGATGTCGATGATCCGGCCGATGAAGTAGTCCGTCTTCCCGCCGATGTATCCGGCGGTGAGCCCGATGGTGATGCCGAGCAGGGTGACGAGGAGCGTCGTCGCGGTCGCGATCAGCAGGGAGTTGCGGATTCCGTAGAGCAGGAAGGTGAAGACGTCCCTGCCGAGGACCGGTTCGATGCCGAACCAGAAGTCGCCGTCGATGCCGCCGTTCGGCTTGATCGGGTAATTGAAGTCGTTGAGCAGGCCCGGCTGGTCGAGTCCGTAGGTGTCGTACGGATTCTTTCCGTACACCTTCGCGATCAAGGGTGCGCAGAGCGCGACGACGAAGAAGAAGATCACGACACCGGCGGCGATCACGCCGGACTTGTCCCGCTTGAAGCGGGTCCAGGCGAGCCGTCCCGGCGAACGGCCCTTGCTGCCCCGGTCCTTGGGCGACTCGGGTGTGCCGGCTGTTTTCTCCGTCACTTCAAGGGTGGCGGCAGCGGCGGGAGTTGGGGAGGTCATGGCGCTCCAGGCCCGGAGGGGGACGGCAGGAATCCGCAGGACAACCAGCACCCACGGGCTAGGCGCGACTTTCGCAAGGCGTTTCCGGCGCGGTCAATGAATGGTGAGCCGCTTTGGGGTGCTCTTGAGTTCCTTTATGCAGGCTTTACTTGATCATGGGCATGCCATTGCGTCGGCGTAATCATGCGTGATGGACAAGGCGTGCCAGGGCCGGGCAAGCGCGGCATTGAGTCGGATATGAGTCCGATATGCGGGCGAAGGCGTCTCGGAATGCGTACATCCGGATGGGCTCCGACTCATACGGGTGGGATAAATGTGCGGTTCATTCCTCTTGCGGCGATATTTGGCGGTACGTAATCGCGACAGCCGAGGACAGGAGGACTCCATGCGTGGAGCCACGCACGCCAAGTGGGCCGCATGTGCGGTGACCGTCGCTCTCGCTGCGACGGCCTGCGGTGGCGGGGGAAGCGACGGCGGCGGTGGCGACGGCTCCGGCATCGTGAGCTCCTCGTGGGGCGACCCGCAGAACCCGCTGGAGCCGGCGAACACCAACGAGGTGCAGGGCGGCAAGATCCTCGACATGGTCTTCCGGGGCCTGAAGCGGTACGACCCGAAGACCGGCGAGGCCAAGGACATGATCGCCGAGTCGATCGACACCAAGGACGCCCAGAACTTCACGGTCAAGATCAAGGACAACTGGAAGTTCAGCAACGGCGAGAAGGTCACCGCCAAGTCGTTCGTGGACGCCTGGAACTATGGCGCGAACCTCAAGAACAACCAGAAGAACGCGTACTTCTTCGGGTACATCGAGGGCTACGACAAGGTCCACCCCGAGAAGGGCGACCCCAGCGCCCAGACCCTCTCCGGCCTCAAGGTCGTCGACGACAAGACCTTCACGGTCAAGCTCAGCCAGAAGTTCTCCACCTGGCCCGACACCCTCGGCTACCCCGCCTTCGCGCCGCTGCCCAAGGCGTTCTACGACGACCACCAGGGCTGGCTCTCCAAGCCCGTCGGCAACGGCCCGTACAAGGTGGACTCGTACACCAAGGGCTCCAAGATGTCCCTGCGCAAGTGGGACGGCTACCCCGGCGACGACAAGGCGCGGAACGGCGGTGTGGACATGAAGGTCTACACCGACAACAACACCGCCTACACCGACCTGATGGCCGGCAACCTCGACCTCGTCGACGACGTTCCCGCCTCGCAGCTCAAGAACGCCAAGAACGACCTCGGCGACCGCTACATCAACACCCCCGCCGGCATCATCCAGACCCTCGCCTTCCCGTTCTACGACAGCAAGTGGAACAAGGACGGCATGGAGAAGGTCCGCCAGGGCCTGTCCATGGCGATCAACCGCGAGCAGATCACCGAGACGATCTTCCAGAAGACGCGCACGCCCGCCTCCGACTGGACCTCACCGGTCCTCGGCGAGAAGGGCGGCTACAAGGAAGGGCTCTGCGGCGACGCCTGCGACTACGACGCCGCGAAGGCCAAGAAGCTCGTCGAGGAGGGTGGCGGCATCCCCGGCGGCACCCTCAAGGTCACCTACAACGCGGACACCGGCTCCCACAAGGAGTGGGTCGACGCCGTCTGCAACTCCATCAACAAGGCGCTCGGCAAGGACAAGGCCTGCGTCGCCAACCCCGTCGGCACCTTCGCGGACTTCCGCAGCAAGGCCTCCAAGCAGGAGCTCGACGGAGCCTGGCGCGCGGGCTGGCAGATGGACTACCCGCTGATCCAGAACTTCCTGGAGCCGGTCTACTTCACCGACGCCCCGTCCAACGACGGCAAGTACTCCGACAAGGAGTTCGACAAGCTCGTCAACGAGGCCAACGGCGAGACGGACACCAACAAGGCCATCGGCAAGTTCCAGGACGCCGAGAAGATCCTCGCCAAGGACATGCCCGCCATCCCGCTCTGGTACCAGAACGGCAGCGCCGGCTACTCGGACAAGGTCTCCGACGTCTCCCTGAACCAGTTCAGCGTGCCGGTCTACAACGAGATCAAGGTCAACTGAGACGCCGGGAGCCGCCCCATGGGACGTTATGTGATCCGGCGCCTGCTGCAGATGATCCCGGTCTTCATCGGCGCCACCCTGCTGATCTTCCTGATGGTGAACGTGATGGGCGACCCCGTCGCGGGCCTGTGCGGCGACCGCAAGTGCGATCCCGCCACGGCCACCCAGCTGAAGAAGGAGTTCGGCCTCGATAAGCCGGTGTGGCAGCAGTACCTGACGTACATGGGCAATGTCTTCACCGGCGACTTCGGCACCGCGTTCAACGGCCAGAAGGTCACCGAGCTGATGTCGGCGGCCTTCCCCGTCACCATTCGGCTCACCGTCGTGGCGATCGTCTTCGAGATCGTCATCGGCATCTCGCTGGGCGTCCTGACGGGGCTGCGGCGCGGGCGCCCCGT from the Streptomyces venezuelae genome contains:
- a CDS encoding ABC transporter permease, encoding MTSPTPAAAATLEVTEKTAGTPESPKDRGSKGRSPGRLAWTRFKRDKSGVIAAGVVIFFFVVALCAPLIAKVYGKNPYDTYGLDQPGLLNDFNYPIKPNGGIDGDFWFGIEPVLGRDVFTFLLYGIRNSLLIATATTLLVTLLGITIGLTAGYIGGKTDYFIGRIIDILLAFPSTLFYIAFFPVMISILVSPEEKIPQWLTVTSLITVMTAFGWAPLARLLRGEVLALREREFVEAAKVTGASPARIIFKELLPNLWTPILIQATLLLPLFVTAEAGLAFLGVGLEEPTPDWGVMIQNGSKYYQDDITFMVFPGLAMVIFVVAFNLLGDSVRDALDPKTRR
- a CDS encoding ABC transporter substrate-binding protein, producing MAISRRNLLISTSVAAGGSLVLSACSSGDSGGGDGGSHGGATEYTNASVKVGTEKDSTGPAPGVPGGKKGGTIYGVAEDDVSHMDPQRIYFAYNSSIANLYARCLTGYQTDMEGHQILVGDLATDTGKASDGNKTWTFTLKDGLKWQDGSELTVDDVRHGFERGWAPFVTEGAIYVQQALTGKGGKWRDAYEGPYKGKHLDSIVTDKAKKTITFHLKEARPEFNFTLAMHSYAAAPVKHDTKEKYDKAPFSCGPYIVKHRSIDKSMTLTRNKHWDPKTDPIRNAYPDSFEFEFGPTGPESCDRFIADQGKDQQMVAIYEPIPAERMQKVLTTPDIKKRSFNGLSSGTYYFAINMKRVTDVEVRKALLIAWPLEQSRKIYGGTTAGDYATTILSPDIVGREKFDLYDKLDKPQGDVKRAHEILKKAGKLGTKIVYAFPRRPTYDKTKIVIEKNLKAAGFEPVIKPLNSTDFYDQAQRLDNKFDVMWFGWSPDWPTAYTMIQPMLDGTAIGDGQNNVSQCDVPWINEAIKKNAVISDPKEAGKAWAALDKRIMKEVVPIIPETYQRRWYLHGSKVGGAIHDPQFAATLLHKTYVKG
- a CDS encoding ABC transporter substrate-binding protein yields the protein MRGATHAKWAACAVTVALAATACGGGGSDGGGGDGSGIVSSSWGDPQNPLEPANTNEVQGGKILDMVFRGLKRYDPKTGEAKDMIAESIDTKDAQNFTVKIKDNWKFSNGEKVTAKSFVDAWNYGANLKNNQKNAYFFGYIEGYDKVHPEKGDPSAQTLSGLKVVDDKTFTVKLSQKFSTWPDTLGYPAFAPLPKAFYDDHQGWLSKPVGNGPYKVDSYTKGSKMSLRKWDGYPGDDKARNGGVDMKVYTDNNTAYTDLMAGNLDLVDDVPASQLKNAKNDLGDRYINTPAGIIQTLAFPFYDSKWNKDGMEKVRQGLSMAINREQITETIFQKTRTPASDWTSPVLGEKGGYKEGLCGDACDYDAAKAKKLVEEGGGIPGGTLKVTYNADTGSHKEWVDAVCNSINKALGKDKACVANPVGTFADFRSKASKQELDGAWRAGWQMDYPLIQNFLEPVYFTDAPSNDGKYSDKEFDKLVNEANGETDTNKAIGKFQDAEKILAKDMPAIPLWYQNGSAGYSDKVSDVSLNQFSVPVYNEIKVN
- a CDS encoding ABC transporter permease, coding for MLRFLIRRVIGGAVILLIISAIVFLLFYAAPRDPARLACGKVCPPDTLALVKHNLGIADPLPVQFWHWFEGIFVGRDYDTYGFCDAPCLGYSFRNREPVLATILDRFPTTVSLSMGAAVVFVVLGVGTGMLAAVKQGKAVDKIASSASLVASSMQIYVVGVFAVYLLTDQLHLLDRPAYTPFTENPAEWFSGLLIPWLVLALIFTANYTRMARSQLVETMNEDYVRTARAKGLSRRTVFFRFAWRGAMGPIVTIFGLDIGVLLGGAIITEKTFALHGIGELSVKAVDTSDLPLLLGVVLVAATAIVIFNIVVDALYALIDPRVRLS